The Falco peregrinus isolate bFalPer1 chromosome 12, bFalPer1.pri, whole genome shotgun sequence genome has a segment encoding these proteins:
- the ADIPOQ gene encoding adiponectin, producing the protein MRGPAGFLLCSLLLVALHCTEGAADELQPDPKTPCANWMGGAPGYPGHNGLPGRDGKDGRDGLKGEKGEEGMQGPKGDPGAIGIPGLEGPRGFPGYPGQKGEKGEAAFVHRSAFSVGLTERAPHPNVPIRFSKIFYNEQSHYDASTGKFLCNIPGTYYFAYHLTVYLTDVKVSLYKKDKAVIFTYDQFQKNNVDQASGSVLLHLNTGDEVWLQVYGEGDNNGVYADNINDSTFMGFLLYPDQDVH; encoded by the exons ATGAGGGGCCCAGCAGGCTTCCTTCtctgctcactgctgctggtggccctcCATTGCACAGAGGGGGCTGCTGACGAGCTCCAGCCCGACCCCAAAACACCATGTGCCAACTGGATGGGAGGAGCACCCGGCTACCCCGGCCACAACGGGCTCCCTGGCCGGGATGGGAAAGACGGAAGAGACGGActaaagggagagaaaggagaggaag GTATGCAAGGTCCTAAAGGTGACCCAGGTGCAATAGGAAtcccagggctggaagggccAAGAGGATTTCCCGGATACCCTGGGCAGAAAGGGGAGAAGGGTGAAGCTGCCTTCGTCCACCGCTCTGCTTTCAGCGTGGGGCTGACAGAGcgagccccccaccccaatgTCCCCATCCGCTTCAGCAAGATCTTCTACAACGAGCAGAGCCACTACGATGCCAGCACCGGCAAGTTCCTCTGCAACATCCCCGGCACGTACTACTTCGCCTACCACCTGACGGTCTACCTGACGGACGTCAAGGTCAGCCTCTACAAGAAGGACAAGGCAGTGATCTTCACCTATGACCAGTTCCAGAAAAACAATGTTGACCAAGCTAGTGGCTCCGTCTTGCTGCACCTCAACACTGGGGACGAGGTCTGGCTTCAGGTGTACGGGGAGGGGGATAACAATGGTGTCTACGCCGACAACATCAATGATTCTACATTCATGGGCTTTCTCCTGTACCCAGACCAGGATGTCCATTAA